In a single window of the Pseudomonas oryzihabitans genome:
- the pap gene encoding polyphosphate:AMP phosphotransferase has translation MFEAAENEHLLDEATYDAKLPKLREALLAAQYELKAQGRFPVIVLINGIEGAGKGETVKLLNEWMDPRLIRVETFLQPTVEERQHPPAWRYWQRLPGKGRTGVFFGNWYSQMLHARVNKELSRFELDAAIDQAERFERMLADEGALILKFWFHLSKSQLKQRLKHLKNDPRLGWKLSPLDWRQARVYDRFVKQGERVVRRTHHDYAPWHVVPGFDERFRSLTVGTVLLKALQRALANKPRKQRRAAAVVSPPVDGRGVLEAMDLTQRLDKADYNDQLLAEQARLARLLRDKKYRRHALVAAFEGNDAAGKGSAIRRVTGALDPRQYRIVPVAAPSDEELAQPYLWRFWRHIPRQGNFTIFDRSWYGRVLVERVEELTPMADWQRAYGEINEFEEQLHDAGIVLAKFWLAIDQDTQLERFRAREETPFKRFKITEDDWRNRDKWDLYSQAVNDMVVQTSTAIAPWTLVEANDKRFARVKVLRTLNEALERAYDKG, from the coding sequence ATGTTCGAAGCCGCCGAGAACGAACACCTGCTCGACGAGGCCACCTACGATGCCAAGCTGCCCAAGCTGCGCGAGGCACTGCTGGCCGCCCAGTACGAACTCAAGGCGCAGGGGCGTTTCCCGGTAATCGTGCTGATCAATGGCATCGAGGGCGCCGGCAAGGGCGAGACGGTCAAGCTGCTCAACGAGTGGATGGATCCGCGCCTGATCCGGGTCGAGACCTTTCTGCAGCCCACCGTCGAGGAGCGCCAGCATCCGCCTGCCTGGCGTTACTGGCAGCGGCTGCCGGGCAAGGGCCGGACCGGTGTCTTCTTCGGCAACTGGTACAGCCAGATGCTGCACGCGCGGGTCAACAAGGAGCTCAGTCGCTTCGAGCTGGACGCCGCCATCGACCAGGCGGAGCGCTTCGAGCGGATGCTGGCGGACGAGGGCGCGCTGATCCTCAAGTTCTGGTTCCATCTGTCCAAGAGCCAGCTCAAGCAACGTCTGAAGCACCTCAAGAACGATCCCCGCCTGGGCTGGAAGCTCAGTCCGCTGGACTGGCGCCAGGCCCGGGTCTACGACCGCTTCGTCAAGCAGGGCGAACGCGTGGTGCGCCGCACCCATCACGACTACGCCCCCTGGCACGTGGTGCCCGGCTTCGACGAGCGCTTTCGCAGCCTGACCGTCGGCACCGTGCTGCTCAAGGCCTTGCAGCGCGCCCTGGCCAACAAGCCGCGCAAGCAGCGCCGGGCCGCCGCCGTGGTGTCGCCGCCGGTGGATGGTCGCGGTGTGCTGGAGGCCATGGACCTGACCCAGCGCCTGGACAAGGCCGACTACAACGATCAGCTGCTCGCCGAACAGGCGCGCCTGGCCCGGCTGCTGCGCGACAAGAAGTATCGCCGCCACGCCCTGGTGGCGGCCTTCGAGGGCAATGACGCCGCTGGCAAGGGCAGTGCCATCCGCCGCGTCACCGGCGCCCTGGACCCCCGCCAGTACCGCATCGTCCCGGTCGCCGCGCCCAGCGACGAGGAACTGGCCCAGCCCTATCTCTGGCGCTTCTGGCGGCACATTCCGCGGCAGGGCAACTTCACCATCTTCGATCGTTCCTGGTACGGCCGGGTGCTGGTGGAGCGGGTAGAAGAATTGACGCCCATGGCCGATTGGCAGCGCGCCTATGGCGAGATCAACGAATTCGAGGAACAGCTCCACGACGCTGGCATCGTGCTGGCCAAGTTCTGGCTGGCCATCGACCAGGACACCCAGCTGGAGCGTTTCCGCGCCCGCGAGGAAACACCCTTCAAGCGATTCAAGATCACCGAGGACGACTGGCGCAATCGCGACAAGTGGGATCTCTACAGCCAGGCCGTCAACGACATGGTGGTGCAGACCAGCACGGCCATCGCGCCCTGGACGCTGGTGGAGGCCAACGACAAGCGATTCGCGCGGGTCAAGGTGCTAAGGACACTCAATGAGGCGTTGGAAAGGGCGTATGACAAGGGCTGA
- a CDS encoding cold-shock protein yields the protein MSNRENGTVKWFNDEKGYGFITPESGADLFVHYRSIESAGFKSLSEGQKVTFVAVKGQKGMQADQVQVV from the coding sequence ATGTCCAATCGTGAAAATGGCACCGTCAAGTGGTTCAACGATGAGAAAGGCTACGGCTTCATCACCCCGGAAAGCGGCGCCGACCTGTTCGTGCACTACCGCTCCATCGAAAGCGCCGGCTTCAAGAGCCTGAGCGAAGGCCAGAAGGTCACTTTCGTGGCTGTCAAAGGCCAGAAGGGTATGCAAGCTGACCAGGTTCAAGTCGTCTAA
- a CDS encoding acyl-[ACP]--phospholipid O-acyltransferase yields MDKLHRIKGAWPYLIAVFLNAFVDLGHKIVIQNTVFKVYDGSTQVVLTALVNGMMLLPFILLFSPSGHVADRFAKVRVLRLGGWAAVAITLGITLAYYAGLFELAFAMTLLLAIQATFYSPAKYGYIKALFGKQRLAEGNGLVQANSIIAILAGTVVFTAFFQLHLGEDHATPHAILQDIAPLGWLLVLCSLAEVALLYRLPILEEPKARQPFDWHAYVRLRSARRNLAVIGENPVIRLSIIGLAVFWSVGQVLLASFPAYAKDHLGIDNVLLLQGILACAGIGIAIGSSLASRASRGRIETGLIPVGALGIALGLWWLPAPSSALVHALNFVFIGLMGGLFIVPLNALIQFHAREDQLGTVLAANNWVQNVAMLSFLVLTAVIALLGLDSRWLLLLIAAVAMIGGAYTVWKLPQSLVRFLLGLMVTRHYRIQVQGLQNLPAQGGVLLLGNHISWVDWAMVQIASPRPVRFVMLRSIYERWYLKPFLKAMGCLPIAQGSGAGAALEQVAGLLSAGEVVCLFPEGAISRTGQLGEFRRGYEKACERVGPEVQIVPFYLRGLWGSQFSRSSSKLKELRDSPLHREVVVAFGKALSKDTPADVLKRRIFELSIRSWERYMQGLPSLADAWVASVKRRPNGLALVDDLGAPLKAAQALTGAACLARRMRKQPEANLGLLLPTSSGGMLANMAVLLAGKTLVNLNYTATPEALRSGLDQAGIRTVYTSRRFLERLKKRGLPVDELLSGREVVDLEELRAGIGKAELLANWLAVRLLPTAMLQVLVSRAHDPEATAAILFSSGSEGTPKGVMLSHRNIMANLKQTSDVLNTQDDDVFMASLPLFHAFGLTVTQFLPLIEGLPVACQADPTDVAGIAKAVATHRATVLCGTSTFLRLFVRNAKVHPLMLESLRIVVAGAERLDPAVREAFKLKFNQDIYEGYGATETAPVASVNLPDALDVSYLQVQRGGKLGTVGMPLPGTGLKIVDPQTFAELPTGEAGMVLIGGPQLMQGYLNDPERTARAIREIDGERWYVTGDQGRLDEDGFLTIVDRYSRFAKIGGEMVSLGAVEQALAKAVADPEIELLAVNLPDARKGERIVVLHTGELDGATVEKTLLAQGVGGLLLPSVWLAVDSLPKLGTGKADVAGAKRLAQTLLSDVGQEQEVNRPPGASEP; encoded by the coding sequence ATGGACAAGCTGCACCGGATCAAGGGGGCCTGGCCCTACCTGATCGCCGTCTTTCTCAACGCCTTCGTCGATCTTGGCCACAAGATCGTCATCCAGAACACCGTGTTCAAGGTCTATGACGGTTCCACCCAGGTGGTGCTGACCGCCCTGGTCAACGGCATGATGCTGTTGCCCTTCATCCTGCTGTTCAGTCCCTCCGGCCATGTGGCCGATCGCTTCGCCAAGGTCCGGGTATTGCGCCTCGGCGGTTGGGCGGCGGTGGCCATTACCCTCGGCATCACCCTGGCGTATTACGCCGGGCTGTTCGAACTGGCCTTCGCCATGACGCTCTTGCTGGCCATCCAGGCGACCTTCTATTCGCCGGCCAAGTACGGCTATATCAAGGCGCTGTTCGGCAAGCAGCGGCTGGCCGAGGGCAACGGCCTGGTGCAGGCCAACTCCATCATCGCCATCCTGGCCGGCACCGTGGTCTTCACCGCTTTCTTCCAGCTGCACCTGGGCGAAGACCACGCCACGCCCCACGCCATCCTGCAGGACATCGCCCCGCTGGGCTGGCTGCTGGTGCTCTGCAGCCTGGCCGAGGTGGCGCTGCTCTATCGTCTGCCGATCCTGGAAGAACCCAAGGCGCGGCAGCCGTTCGACTGGCACGCCTATGTGCGGCTACGCAGTGCCCGACGCAATCTGGCGGTGATCGGCGAGAATCCGGTGATCCGCCTGTCGATCATCGGCCTGGCGGTGTTCTGGTCGGTGGGCCAGGTGCTGCTGGCGAGCTTTCCGGCCTATGCCAAGGATCACCTGGGCATCGACAACGTGCTGCTGTTGCAGGGCATCCTGGCCTGCGCCGGGATCGGCATCGCCATCGGCTCGTCCCTGGCCAGCCGGGCCTCGCGCGGGCGCATCGAGACCGGGCTGATCCCGGTGGGCGCCCTGGGCATCGCCCTTGGCCTGTGGTGGCTGCCGGCACCCAGTTCGGCCCTGGTGCATGCGCTCAATTTCGTCTTCATCGGCCTGATGGGCGGCCTGTTCATCGTTCCGCTCAATGCCCTGATCCAGTTCCATGCCCGCGAAGACCAGCTCGGTACCGTGCTGGCCGCCAACAACTGGGTGCAGAACGTGGCCATGCTGAGCTTTCTGGTACTCACCGCGGTGATTGCCCTGCTCGGCCTGGACAGTCGCTGGCTGCTCCTGCTGATCGCGGCCGTGGCCATGATCGGCGGGGCCTACACGGTGTGGAAGCTGCCCCAGAGTCTGGTGCGCTTCCTGCTCGGCCTGATGGTCACCCGTCACTACCGCATCCAGGTCCAGGGGCTGCAGAACCTGCCGGCGCAGGGCGGGGTGCTGCTGTTGGGCAACCACATCAGCTGGGTCGACTGGGCCATGGTGCAGATCGCCAGTCCGCGGCCGGTGCGCTTCGTGATGCTCAGGTCGATCTATGAGCGCTGGTACCTGAAGCCCTTCCTCAAGGCGATGGGGTGCCTGCCCATCGCCCAGGGCAGCGGCGCCGGCGCGGCGCTGGAACAGGTGGCTGGCCTGCTGAGTGCGGGGGAGGTGGTCTGCCTGTTCCCCGAAGGCGCCATCAGCCGTACCGGCCAGCTCGGCGAATTCCGCCGTGGCTACGAAAAGGCCTGCGAGCGGGTCGGCCCGGAGGTGCAGATCGTGCCCTTCTACCTGCGCGGCCTCTGGGGCAGCCAGTTCTCGCGTTCTTCGAGCAAGCTCAAGGAGCTGCGCGACAGTCCGCTGCACCGCGAGGTGGTGGTGGCCTTCGGCAAGGCGCTGTCCAAGGACACCCCGGCCGATGTGCTCAAGCGCCGCATCTTCGAATTGTCGATCCGCTCCTGGGAGCGCTATATGCAGGGCCTGCCGTCGCTGGCCGACGCCTGGGTGGCCAGTGTCAAGCGGCGACCCAACGGCCTGGCCCTGGTGGACGACCTGGGGGCGCCACTCAAGGCCGCCCAGGCGCTCACCGGCGCCGCCTGCCTGGCGCGGCGGATGCGTAAGCAGCCCGAGGCCAATCTTGGCCTGCTGCTGCCGACCAGCAGCGGCGGCATGCTGGCCAACATGGCGGTGCTGCTGGCCGGCAAGACGCTGGTCAACCTCAATTACACCGCCACGCCCGAGGCGCTGCGCTCCGGGCTGGATCAGGCCGGTATCCGTACCGTCTACACCTCCAGGCGGTTTCTCGAACGCCTGAAGAAGCGCGGCCTGCCGGTGGATGAGTTGCTCAGCGGACGCGAGGTGGTGGATCTGGAGGAGCTTCGCGCCGGTATCGGCAAGGCCGAGTTGCTGGCGAACTGGCTGGCGGTGCGGCTGCTGCCCACCGCCATGCTGCAGGTGCTGGTGAGCCGCGCCCACGACCCCGAGGCCACCGCCGCCATCCTTTTTTCCAGTGGCAGCGAGGGCACGCCCAAGGGGGTGATGCTCAGCCATAGAAACATCATGGCCAACCTCAAGCAGACCTCGGACGTGCTCAACACCCAGGACGACGACGTCTTCATGGCGTCGCTGCCGCTGTTCCACGCTTTCGGTCTCACCGTGACCCAATTCCTGCCGCTGATCGAAGGGCTGCCGGTGGCCTGCCAGGCCGATCCGACCGATGTGGCCGGCATCGCCAAGGCGGTGGCGACCCACCGCGCCACGGTGCTTTGCGGCACCTCCACCTTCCTACGACTGTTCGTGCGCAACGCCAAGGTGCATCCGCTGATGCTGGAGAGCCTGCGCATCGTGGTGGCCGGTGCCGAGCGGCTGGATCCGGCGGTACGCGAGGCCTTCAAGCTCAAGTTCAATCAGGACATCTACGAGGGGTACGGCGCTACCGAGACCGCCCCGGTGGCCTCGGTCAACCTGCCCGACGCCCTGGACGTCAGCTATCTGCAGGTGCAGCGCGGCGGCAAGCTCGGCACCGTGGGCATGCCCCTGCCGGGAACCGGACTCAAGATCGTCGATCCCCAGACCTTCGCCGAATTGCCCACTGGCGAGGCCGGCATGGTGCTGATCGGCGGGCCGCAGCTGATGCAGGGCTATCTGAACGATCCCGAACGCACCGCCAGGGCCATCCGTGAAATCGACGGCGAGCGCTGGTACGTGACGGGCGACCAGGGCCGGCTGGACGAAGATGGCTTTCTCACCATCGTCGATCGCTATTCGCGCTTCGCCAAGATCGGCGGCGAAATGGTCAGCCTGGGCGCCGTGGAGCAGGCCCTGGCCAAGGCGGTGGCCGATCCGGAGATCGAGCTGCTGGCGGTCAATCTGCCCGATGCCAGGAAGGGTGAGCGCATCGTGGTGCTGCACACCGGTGAGCTGGACGGCGCCACGGTAGAGAAGACCCTGCTGGCCCAGGGGGTGGGTGGACTGCTGTTGCCCTCGGTCTGGCTGGCAGTGGACAGCCTGCCGAAACTGGGCACCGGCAAGGCCGATGTGGCCGGCGCGAAACGCCTGGCGCAGACACTGTTGAGCGATGTGGGACAGGAGCAGGAGGTAAATCGTCCGCCAGGCGCCAGCGAACCCTAA